One Paracoccus pantotrophus genomic window, GTCGGCAAGCGCAACAGCGCGTCTTTCTGCCGATCGGTTAGAGTGACGCGACGCGGCATACATGTTCCTTTTTCAAAATCTGATAGCGTTCAAGACGCTTTGTTTATGAAGCTGGTTGAGATACATTTCCAGAGGTCAATGCAATCGTGGCCGAAGCGCCGCCTCAAACCAACGTTTGTGATACATGCTGATCGGATATGCCCGCGTCTCCAAAGCCGATGGCTCGCAGTCTCTCGACCTGCAGCACGACGCCTTGCGCGCCGCAGGTGTCGAACGGGACAATATCTATGATGATCTTGCTTCCGGCGGTCGTGATGATCGCCCTGGCTTGACTGCCTGCCTCAAGTCATTGCGTGACGGCGATGTGCTGGTGGTCTGGAAGCTCGATCGCCTCGGACGATCGCTTGCCCATCTGGTCAACACGGTGAAGGAGCTGTCAGACCGCAAGATCGGCCTGCGGGTTCTGACTGGAAAGGGCGCTCAGATCGACACCACGACTGCGTCCGGTCGCATGGTGTTCGGAATCTTCGCCACCTTGGCCGAGTTCGAGCGGGATCTGATCCGAGAGCGCACCATGGCGGGTCTCGCCTCCGCGAGAGCGCGCGGTCGCAAGGGCGGACGAAAATTCGCGCTCACCAAAGCTCAGGTGCGTCTCGCGCAAGCCGCCATGGCCCAGCGCGATACTTCAGTTTCCGATCTCTGCAAGGAACTCGGCATCGAGCGCGTCACTCTCTACCGATATGTCGGTCCCAAAGGCGAGCTCAGAGACCATGGAAAGCATGTTCTCGGACTTACGTAGCAACTCGTTTCTTTTCGCAGGTTGAGCCACCTCCGCGCTTCATCAGAAAACTGAAGGAACCTCCATTGAATCGAACTAATATTTTTTTTGGTGAATCGCATTCTGACTGGTTGCCTGTCAGAGGCGGAGAATCTGGTGATTTTGTTTTTCGACGTGGTGACGGGCATGCCTTCGCGAAAATCGCACCTGCTTCCCGCCGCGGTGAGCTCGCTGGAGAGCGTGACCGCCTCATTTGGCTCAAAGGTCGAGGTGTGGCTTGCCCCGAGGTGATCAACTGGCAGGAGGAACAGGAGGGTGCATGCTTGGTGATAACGGCAATTCCGGGAGTACCGGCGGCTGATCTGTCTGGAGCGGATTTGCTCAAAGCGTGGCCGTCAATGGGGCAGCAACTTGGCGCTGTTCACAGCCTATCGGTTGATCAATGTCCGTTTGAGCGCAGGCTGTCGCGAATGTTCGGACGCGCCGTTGATGTGGTGTCCCGCAATGCCGTCAATCCCGACTTCTTACCGGACGAGGACAAGAGTACGCCGCAGCTCGATCTTTTGGCTCGTGTCGAACGAGAGCTACCGGTGCGGCTCGACCAAGAGCGCACCGATATGGTTGTTTGCCATGGTGATCCCTGCATGCCGAACTTCATGGTGGACCCTAAAACTCTTCAATGCACGGGTCTGATCGACCTTGGGCGGCTCGGAACAGCAGATCGCTATGCCGATTTGGCACTCATGATTGCTAACGCCGAAGAGAACTGGGCAGCGCCAGATGAAGCAGAGCGCGCCTTCGCTGTCCTATTCAATGTATTGGGGATCGAAGCCCCCGACCGCGAACGCCTTGCCTTCTATCTGCGATTGGACCCTCTGACTTGGGGTTGATGTTCATGCCGCCTGTTTTTCCTGCTCATTGGCACGTTTCGCAACCTGTTCTCATTGCGGACACCTTTTCCAGCCTCGTTTGGAAAGTTTCATTGCCAGACGGGACTCCTGCAATCGTCAAGGGATTGAAACCTATAGAAGACATTGCTGATGAACTGCGCGGGGCCGACTATCTGGTATGGCGCAATGGGAGGGGAGCAGTCCGGTTGCTCGGTCGTGAGAACAATCTGATGTTGCTCGAATATGCCGGGGAGCGAATGCTCTCTCACATCGTTGCCGAGCACGGCGACTACCAGGCGACCGAAATTGCAGCGGAACTAATGGCGAAGCTGTATGCCGCATCTGAGGAACCCCTGCCTTCTGCCCTTCTCCCGATCCGGGATCGCTTTGCAGCTTTGTTTCAGCGGGCGCGCGATGATCAAAACGCAGGTTGTCAAACTGACTACGTCCACGCGGCGATTATAGCCGATCAAATGATGAGCAATGCCTCGGAACTGCGTGGGCTACATGGCGATCTGCATCATGAAAACATCATGTTCTCCAGTCGCGGCTGGCTGGTGATAGATCCCGTCGGTCTGGTCGGTGAAGTGGGCTTTGGCGCCGCCAATATGTTCTACGATCCGGCTGACAGAGACGACCTTTGTCTCGATCCTAGACGCATTGCACAGATGGCGGACGCATTCTCTCGTGCGCTGGACGTCGATCCGCGTCGCCTGCTCGACCAGGCGTACGCTTATGGGTGCCTTTCCGCAGCTTGGAACGCGGATGGAGAAGAGGAGCAACGCGATCTAGCTATCGCGGCCGCGATCAAGCAGGTGCGACAGACGTCATACTAGATATCAAGCGACTTCTCCTATCCCCTGGGAACACATCAATCTTACCGGAGAATATCGTTGGCCAAAGCCTTAGCGTAGGATTTCGCCCTCTCCCGCAAACGACCCCTCCCAGTCCTTCTGGGTCTGGATCGCCTGGGTCAGCAACAGGCCGATGCCGCCGCCGACGATGGCGCCGATCACCGTGGCGCCGCGGGTGTTCGATTCCAGGAAATACAGCACCTGGCTCAGCAGCACCGGCGTCACCTGCGGGATCACCCCGAAGCGCGCGCGCTGCACCGCCCCCGCGCCGGTCGAGCGGATGCCCTCGACCTGCTTTTCGTCGATG contains:
- a CDS encoding recombinase family protein; protein product: MLIGYARVSKADGSQSLDLQHDALRAAGVERDNIYDDLASGGRDDRPGLTACLKSLRDGDVLVVWKLDRLGRSLAHLVNTVKELSDRKIGLRVLTGKGAQIDTTTASGRMVFGIFATLAEFERDLIRERTMAGLASARARGRKGGRKFALTKAQVRLAQAAMAQRDTSVSDLCKELGIERVTLYRYVGPKGELRDHGKHVLGLT
- the aph(3'')-Ib gene encoding aminoglycoside O-phosphotransferase APH(3'')-Ib, whose translation is MNRTNIFFGESHSDWLPVRGGESGDFVFRRGDGHAFAKIAPASRRGELAGERDRLIWLKGRGVACPEVINWQEEQEGACLVITAIPGVPAADLSGADLLKAWPSMGQQLGAVHSLSVDQCPFERRLSRMFGRAVDVVSRNAVNPDFLPDEDKSTPQLDLLARVERELPVRLDQERTDMVVCHGDPCMPNFMVDPKTLQCTGLIDLGRLGTADRYADLALMIANAEENWAAPDEAERAFAVLFNVLGIEAPDRERLAFYLRLDPLTWG
- a CDS encoding aminoglycoside O-phosphotransferase APH(6)-Id; the protein is MFMPPVFPAHWHVSQPVLIADTFSSLVWKVSLPDGTPAIVKGLKPIEDIADELRGADYLVWRNGRGAVRLLGRENNLMLLEYAGERMLSHIVAEHGDYQATEIAAELMAKLYAASEEPLPSALLPIRDRFAALFQRARDDQNAGCQTDYVHAAIIADQMMSNASELRGLHGDLHHENIMFSSRGWLVIDPVGLVGEVGFGAANMFYDPADRDDLCLDPRRIAQMADAFSRALDVDPRRLLDQAYAYGCLSAAWNADGEEEQRDLAIAAAIKQVRQTSY